The Paludisphaera rhizosphaerae genomic interval CCTGTATCTGCACTCGGCCCTGGTACAGACGCGGAAGATCGGCACGGACTCGCTCAGCAAGGCGTCTGCCTGCAAATTCTACCTGATCGACTCAACCGTCGCGCTTAACGCGGCCTTCTTCGTCAACGCGGCCATCCTGGTCCTGAGCGCGGCGGTCTTCCACGCCAACGGCCGCGAGGTGGCGGCGATTGAGGAGGCCTACCACCTACTCCCCAGCTTCCTCGGGGGCGCTGCGCCGATCCTCTTCGGCGTGGCTCTGTTGTGCGCCGGGCAAAGCTCGACGCTGACGGGGACGCTGGCTGGGCAGATCGTGATGGAGGGCTACCTCCACCTGCGGATCGCTCCGTGGCTGCGTCGACTGATCACGCGGCTGATCGCGCTGATCCCCGCCGTGGTGGTGATCGCCCTGGCCGGCGAGCGGGCGACGCAGTCCCTGCTGGTTCTCAGTCAGGTGATCCTCAGCCTGCAACTCTCATTCGCGGTGATCCCGCTGATCCACTTCACGTCCAACCGCCGCAATATGGGGGCGTTCGCGACCCCCTGGTGGGGGCAGATCCTCGCCTGGTTGGTCGCCGCGGTGATTGTGGGCCTGAACGGGTACCTCGTCTTCGACCAGGTCGGCGAGTGGGTGTCGGCGGCGGCGGAGTCCGGGATTCGACTGGGTCCAGTCCCGCTGGCCTGGCTGGTAGCCGTCGGGCTCTGGTCGCTGGTCGGCGGGGTGGCGGGCCTGCTGGGCTGGGTGCTGGTGAAGCCGATCGTGAAGCCGTCGCCCGGATGGTCGCCCCCCTCGCGGACTGAGATGGACTGGACCGAGGCCCTGCGTCCCCGTCCGCTGGCGACGATCGGCGTGGCCCTGGAGCATACCTCGGCCGACGTGGAGATCCTCAACCGGGCCCTGGGCCTGGCGCAGTCGCAGACGGACCGGCCGGAGCTGGTGCTGCTCCACGTGGTCGATTCGCCGGTGTCGGCCCTGCACGGCGACATGACGGCCGACCTGGAGACCGACGCCGACTCCGACTACCTGGACAGCCTCGTGGCGACGCTCCGCCAAAAGGGCTACCGGGCCGTCCCCGCCCTGCTCCACGGCCCCGACCCGGCTCGCATCCTGATCGACCACCTCCGCGAGAAGCCCGTGGACATCCTGGTGGTGGGCTCGCACGGCCACGGCTGGCTGCGCGACATGGTCTACGGCCAGACCGTGGACCGCGTCCGCCACGGGCTGGAAATCCCCATGATGATCGCCCGTCCGACGACGGACGCCTGATCGCCTGTCGACCGGGCGTCCGGGGTTTTCGGGGTGAATCGGGCGGAATCATTGGGCTTGACCCGCCGTTCCGGCCGATCCTGTAAGCGAACAAGAAGCCCGGCGGCCGTGACGCGAGCCATCGCGAAGCGGTCGTCGAGAGCCGGTCGCCCCGCGGTTCGCCCGCGTCATCGCATCCGGTCGCCGGGCTCTTTCTTAAGACGACTCCCCGCGGCGGCACGCCCCCCTTCACCGAACGAAGGGGCCAGGAAAGGCGAGCCGGCCGAGAACGCCAAGGAGGGTGGAAGCTATGGGGTTGCCCGGCATGAGTTCGCCGCGAGGAGCCACGCGCCGACGGGCGGCGCTCTGGTCGGCGCTGGCGATGGGCTTCGTGTTGCCGTCGGTGGGCTGCCAGGTTGAATACGCCGGCATGACCCTCCCCTCTGGCAAGTACATGCACGACGACGTTCAGTACTTCCCCCGAGGACCTGAGTTCCCCTGGGCCAACACCCAGGCCGCCACTCAGCGGGCTCGGATGCGGGCCATGGGGATGGACGTCCCCAACAACATCCAACCGATCACCGATCAGCGGCCCGGAGCGGGCATGCCGACGGGCGCCCAGAACACGTTCGGCAACCCGACCGACGTGAACGTCAGCCCGATGAGCGAACTCCCCGCGCCTCCGGCCCCCGGCATCGCCCCGGCCGCCCCCGAAGCGGGCGTCCCGGCCCCGCCGCCGCCAGGGAACCCCTGACACGACCGCCTCAAAACGGTCGCCCGCATGTGGGCGACGCCTCCTGACGACTCCGGCACCCAGTCCGGCAGTCTGAAAGAGGCGTCGCCCTTCATTTTTTTGCGCTCAAGTCTCCGGCCGAGTCGCTCCCAACTGAGACGCAAAACAGAATCGATTTCGCACGACCATCCCGTTGATTCGGACCACACCGACAAAACCGTAACTTCTTGATCCGTCAGTGACCTTGGTTTTTTTTCGACGCAACACCTCCGGCCCCCTCTGGTGTTGAATAGGATGTCGATAGGGAATCTCGCCGATCGTCGTCCTGGACCGGGGAGTCGACTGCTATGCAAGCAGGCATGACAGAGCGTCGTCGAGGGATCGGGTGGGTGGCGTGGGCCGCGGCCGGGTGCCTTGGGCTCTCGCCGATCGCGATCGCCGACGAGCCGGCGAAGGAGAAGCCGGCGACGAAGCCCGCCGCCACGGCCGAGATGGCCGCCGACGACGCCTCCGCCCGCGAGATCGCCCAGGCGATCCAGGAGCTGCGCGCCGCGGCCGCGAGAAAGGCCGCCCGCAACCCCAAGGCCCCGGCCGAGCTGCCGAAGCGTCCCGAACGCAAGGTCGTCGCGCCGACGATCACCTCGGCAAAGATCGACGAGCTGGTCGCCGCCCGGCTGACGAAGGCGACCCCGAGCGTCGCCCCGGCCCCCCCGACCAACGACGTTGAGTTCGTCCGCCGCGCCTACCTGGACGTCACCGGCGTCCCGCCGACGCCCGCCCAGGTCCGCGAGTTCGTTGAGGCACGCGGCTCCGACAAACGGGCCCGGCTGATCGACGAACTGCTCAAGACGCCCGACTACGGCCGCAACTGGTCGCGATACTGGCGCGAGGTGATCCAGTTCCGCGCCTCGAACGCGTCCCTTCAGCAGGTCCGATTCGACCTGCTGGAAGACTGGCTGGCCGGCGAGTTCGAGAAGAACCGTCCCTGGGACGAGATCGTCACCGACCTGATCACGACCACCGGCCCCACCGATGAGAAGGGCGCCGCCAACTTCACGGCCGCCCACGCCG includes:
- a CDS encoding Nramp family divalent metal transporter, which gives rise to MAVVEDVGSERRSLEEVHGSVEVPTDPGRLGRFRRLFTFLGPAYLVSVGYMDPGNWATDLEGGARFGYALLWVLLMSNVMALLLQTLAARLGVVTRRDLAQACREEYSPKVNAVLWVLAEIAIAATDLAEILGTIIALKLMFDLPMLLGCIVTAFDTFLLLYLQRWGMRKMEAVILALVATIGACFLIQVFMARPDMAGMVAGLRPSLPPGSLVVAIGILGATVMPHNLYLHSALVQTRKIGTDSLSKASACKFYLIDSTVALNAAFFVNAAILVLSAAVFHANGREVAAIEEAYHLLPSFLGGAAPILFGVALLCAGQSSTLTGTLAGQIVMEGYLHLRIAPWLRRLITRLIALIPAVVVIALAGERATQSLLVLSQVILSLQLSFAVIPLIHFTSNRRNMGAFATPWWGQILAWLVAAVIVGLNGYLVFDQVGEWVSAAAESGIRLGPVPLAWLVAVGLWSLVGGVAGLLGWVLVKPIVKPSPGWSPPSRTEMDWTEALRPRPLATIGVALEHTSADVEILNRALGLAQSQTDRPELVLLHVVDSPVSALHGDMTADLETDADSDYLDSLVATLRQKGYRAVPALLHGPDPARILIDHLREKPVDILVVGSHGHGWLRDMVYGQTVDRVRHGLEIPMMIARPTTDA